DNA sequence from the Callospermophilus lateralis isolate mCalLat2 chromosome 2, mCalLat2.hap1, whole genome shotgun sequence genome:
CCTTCCATAACCCAGAAAAGCTCTACAGTTGGTGTCTGGTGCCTGTTAGTGGCCAGATCCTGGGTAGGTCAGTGCCCACATCAGAAAGGTACACGGAGATCAGTTATGATGAGGAAGGAATGTCCATGAACATTCCAAAGCTCAAAGTATATATTGTTCATGCTTTATACAActatcatatttttttcttttttaaaaaattagtaatttAATTTCTTTGGTGGTTGGATATCTAACTAATGAACCATGAGTTTCCATTTATAGCGCATTTTTAAAATAGTGTTGGCTAAATATGTTATACTCTCATTGACTCTTGATTAGATGCTTGGAGAAAGTTTATCAAAGGGTCTACAGTATGAATGTGTTACCCTAAAATCTCACCCTGGGAACTTCATCTCCAGTGCAACCATGTTGAAgtgggggaacttcaagaggagttTAGCTCATGCAGCTGTGCCCTCGGGGATGGACTGAAGCCATCATTGCAGGTGTGGGTACATCATCAGTGTCATGAACGTGGGTTTGTCAGAGaattgaattttgctctctcttgCTCTGTCTCTCACACCCTCCTTCATTCTCTCATCTTCTACCATGGGATGATGCCACAAGAAGACTCTCACTAGGTGCTGGGCACCTTGAAATTGGATTCCCCAGCCTCCataaatgtaagaaataaatccCTTATCTTTATGAATTACCCAAGTTTTGCTCTTTTAttatagtaacacaaaacaaaGTCAGAAAATTGGTACTGAAAGGTGAGGTTGTTTCTATAACAAACAACCTCACCTTTCAGTACCAATTTGTGAAAATATGGatttgtaagggtaaaagaaattgaagttaaagtgtaaaagttaaagtgtaaaagaccaggcattgtaaagtttctaagctgcaaggcctgagttaaaaagtaaaggaccaggtattgttaagttcctctgctacccccaaaacctgaaattcctgtagctgttaggacaatacccgaactgcccagtaaatagtcCCACTGACcctctggttgtttaataacctaggaccctgtgtagcctggcacgtaggcattcagggcccaaaaccaatcagtttgaatgtgtaccccgcttaggagtgaccaatcacccccgcccaatctgttcccgccaatgaatgtactaaccatgtctaagaattgttgtttgattttcccgcggagtatgatgatttgttaaaggagactgtgatatatgcaaagcccccgccctccccaaaaagtgtacttaaacaCTGCTCAAGTCCTgcccggggctctgggctgctctcccttcttgagtgagcacggagccccagcgcgCTGGATTGGATCCTTAATAAACCCCTTCTGTGAATTGCATGAgttggtcacttggtggtctcttcctccgaccttCGCCAGACCCTTACAGATTGGGCTTTGGATTGCTTGTTGGGTAGAGGCTGGATGAACTTGGAGAATCAGGCTAGAAAATGCCTTGGTGGTCGTGAGTGGGGATTTTCATTTGAGGATCAGAAGAAAGAACTGTAGGGAAGATCTGGAATTTCTTAGGGATTACTGAAATGATTTTCGTCAGAAGGTTTGTAGGAATACGGCAAGGACCGGCCATTCTGATGAGGTGTCAAGTGGAACCCAGGAATAAGCTGTTGGAGGTTGAAGTAAAGACAAATCCTTTTTATACAGTTGCAGAGAACTTGGTGGAATGGTCTGTGCCGTAGAACTTTGTGCAGGACAGAATTTAAGAGCCATGAGCTGGAAAATCTGGCAAAAGAAGGATTTGGACTTGCTGTTATTCTTTTCTTCTTGTCCCTTTCTCCCTTTTGGAGTGGGGATTTCTATCCTGTGCCTGTTCCACCACTGTGTTCTGGAGGCATATAACTGGTTTTGATTTAACAGTTTTAGAGCTGGTAGGGAATTTGTCTTAGTAGAAATTTTGCCTTGAGCTCTCACCCATACCTGAGTTAGATGAGATTCTGGACATTTCTCTTGatgttgttctaatttgttatacatgacagcagaatgcatttcaattcataatacataaatgaagcacaatttttcatttctctgattgtacacaaagtagagtcacaccattcgtgtcttcatacgtatacctaggataataatgtccatatcattccaccatctttcctacccccatgtctcctcccttcccctccctcccctttgccctatctaaagttcctccattcctaccATGCTCCACTCACactcattatggattagcatctacttatcagagaaaacatttggcctttgtttttggagactggcttacttcacttagcatgatattctccaactccattcattaccctgcaaatgccatgattttattctcttttaatgctgagtaatgttctattgtgtatatttatccattcatctatgaagggcatctaggctggttccaaactttagctattgtgaattgtgctgctataaacattaatgtggctgcatcactgtaccatgctgtttttaagtcctttgggtataaacctgggatacctgggtcaaatggtcattccattctaagttttctaaagaattttcatactgctttacaGAGATTCTGGACTTTTGATGCTGAAATGAGTTAAAACTTGTGGGGCTATTAGGATTAAGTAAATATATTCTGCATGTTAGACAGCTGTGAATTTTGGAATCTAGGATAAAAACGCTATGGTTTGAATTATATCCCCCCAAATTCAAGCATTTGAAACTTAGtcccatgggctggggatgtggctcaagtggtagcgcgctcgcctggcatgcgtgcggcccaggttcgatcctcagcactacatacaaagatgttgtgtccgccaaaaactaaaaaataaatattaaaattctctctctctctctttctctctctcacactctctcttttaaaaaaaaaagaaagaaacttagtCCCAGTGCAATGGAATTGAGAGGTGGGACTTTTAAGAGGTATTTAAGTCATGAGGGCTCTTTCCTTACAGATGGATTCATGTTATTATAGGAGTGGTTTTATTATTGTATGAAtgagtttgtttaaaaaaatctctctctctctctctttctcatccCCTCATCTTCTCACCTTTCACTTTGGGATGATGTAGCAGAAAGGTCCCTGCTAGGGCCCAACACCATGAAATTGGACTGAccagccttcagaactgtgagaaataaagttattattttttttacaggTTATCCAATGTGTGATAGTATGTTATAGTAGCATGAAAATTATAAGAAGATTGGGGTGACATTTATGGGCCAATGGACTAAAAGACCCCCTAGATAATTATGAAAACCCAAAATCCAGTAAGGGAGTCATTATCCTTGGTCCTGGTGAACTGGCACAGATGACCCTTTTCTATCTAGGAAGACAATTCTTCAGGATGAAATGAAGCACTCTGTGATTTTGCCCCTTATACATACTATGTGTCATTGAATCAAGACCACTCTGAGTCAATACCCACTGGACTATTGCAGCTCAATTTGTAAGTTCAGAAGCTGAGAGGTTATTAtttcagctgttttttttttttgcaaaacaaCAATGTCCTGAGTTTGGATACCCCATGGGACAGATTACCATGGCTCCTTTTCACGGTGACAACTTTTATATTTAACTTCAGCCAAATGTCTTGAAAATGTGAAATGACAAACACCAGTAAGAAGAAAGTGGTCTGCACAGCTTGGGTAAGCCCATGTTCAGAATTATTGGAACCACAGGTGGGGAAACAGTATCCTCGGTTTCATCCTAAAGATACGTCACTTTCTTTCCTAAAAACACTTGTCTTCTTTTGTCCTGGAAAATACAATGGACCACTTTTATGGGGCATGAAAACCAAACTAGAGAGACCCAGTTCCATTTCCACCCCTTTTCGCCCATCCTGGAGGTCCAGATGTTTATTTTTGTGCTGTTCCTGCTGTTGTACATTGGCAGTCTCCTTGGTAATGCCACAATCTCTGTCACTGTCTGGGCTGAGCGCTCGCTCCACATTCCCATGTACTTCTTTCTGGCCAACCTGGCAGTGCTGGAGATCTTTTACTCTTCCACGGTGGCCCCTCTGGCTTTGGTCAACCTCGTGACCATGGGGAGGGTTCCCATCTCCTTCGCTGGCTGTGGCACTCAGATgttcttctttgtttttctggGTAGTGCTGACTGTATCCTCTTGGGGATCATGGCTTACGATCGGTTTGTAGCAATCCGGGAGCCCTTGCGTTACACCCTCATCATGAGACGGCAGCTGTGTGCCCTGCTGGCTTTGGGAGCTCTGGTCCTTGGTTTCATTCTAGCTTTACAACTGACAGTTCTGATCTTCCATCTGCCATTCTGTGGCCACAACAGAATCACCCACTTCTTCTGTGATGTGCTGCCCATCCTGAGGTTGGCATGCGGGGACACTCGGATGCAGGAAGCCATGATCTTCATCGTCAGCGTCATCATCCTCACCATCCCCTTTTCTCTGATCTCCATCTCCTACATCTTCATCATCGCTGCCGTTTTGAAGATCCGCTCTGCTGAGGGACGGAACAAGGCCTTCTCCACTTGCTCTTCTCACCTGACTGTGGTTCTTCTGCAGTATGGTTGCTGCAGCCTCATCTATTTACGCCCCAGCTCCAGCTACAACCCAGAAATGGGCCGTGTGGTGTCTGTTGTCTACACCTTTGTCACCCCTGTCTTGAATCCTTTGATTTACAGCATGAGAAACAAGGAGCTGAAAGATGCTCTGAACAAAGTAGTGAGAAGACATTTATTGCAGTAGGAAATGGGCTTCTGGTCTCGTGCAAATGGCAGGAAAGGGTACAATGAAGTATTAGATGACTTAAATATTTACTACTTCCTCCTGCTCCCTCTTCTCTTTGTTGCTCCCAAAGATAGAGCAAGTTCCTGAAGGTAAGATTTCACCACTTAGAGGAAGCTCTCAATGGGCAGGTATTTGTGTGTTTTTGTGCACTAATCCATCCCTAGTATTTAGCTACTGACACTGAGTACATATTTATTCAACTAACGAATTCATTAAGATGATAGCAAATAACTTTTCTGGCTTTTTTGTTGATGTTGTTATAGTCCCCAGAACCGTATATAGAGCTTTGCCATAATAGGCATTTAACTAATATTTGGAGGATAACTGAAAGTCATCTAAGAAACCTAATGATTTTTCAAGTTTCCATTCATAATCTCTATTCCCCTCCTCTGTTAAGTGACCCTTGGGAATGTTTACTGTAATGTTTCCAAAATTCAAAGTTAGAAAACATTTTAACTCCTTCTCATTTGAATGAGAAATTCatttttcattcttcttctttcttttctccttgcttcctcctctctccctcccttcttcctatTCTATCTTCCTTTcatcaatttgaaggttttacaatGACAACTATTTGTCTCActtgcatttatttattaattaaactgattttctcatgtattttataGGCTACTTGTAATTTTTGGTGTATTTTTCTaaggcattttaaaattttaggatCGACCTTTAAGTCTTTGTATTGTATGTCAACAATTCCTGTAATAtttgtagaaaatattttgagaatttattaatgattttatacacatattcatatatatgtatcatatggaattatgtattcaaatttttGCCTTGTGATGTTccatttttataataaataaattctgAAATGTTATCTTGAAATCATGAACATACTCACTCATTTTGTCTTTGCTGCTTAATCTTTGCAATTTTACATGGGACTTATTGATCACTCTGGAATGATGTGTACTTTGCTATGAGAGTTTAACCTTTTCTCATTGGTGGTGATACTGGCATCTGATGTACATGTGCCTGTGGAGCATCCACAGCTTGGTCTGGAGATAGTTTACACAAAGAAGTGACAGAGCCAGGGGTTGGGGTGAAGGTATACATAGAGTGGCACTGGAGCTGGGGATCTGTGGGTGAACACAGAATAGCCAAGGTATGTGTCCAAGGCATGGGTGCAAGGCTTGTGCAGGGTTGCAGGGAGGGTGGTCACCTTTTTCCCTCCCTGTGCAACAGCACCTCCTTTGGCATGGGATGAGTAGTGTCTCCATCCCTAGGTGGTCAGCGCTACCAGTGGCTGTTCTTTGCCTTAGTGGTGAAGGCTGCAGGTGTTCTCTATGGAGCAGGACACTGGAGTTGGTGCTAATTCACACCATAAGGTCCTCCAGTGACCTTGAAATGTGCAGTGAGTCTGTGGCTGTCATGGAGCTATTGGGTTTCTTGGTGGCAAATGCTAAGTGGGCCTTCTAGAGAGGAGGCCATGGGGTACTCTTATGGCATGCCTCATGGCCCACAAGATAGCCAGCTTCTTTGATTCTAGTCATTTACAGATGTCTCTAGTTAGCTGATCTCCCAAGCAATCTTTTCCATactgtatttttttctcattctcttcGTCTAGATCCACTGTGTTGTAGTAGGTTCCTAATTGGCATCTTGAGCCCTCCCAGGGCTACTTGTATTTGTAGATAGCTAATTGTTTTTTGTTGGGGTGATGAAGGCTGGTTAGGTTAACTTATGATCGGCTTAAATCATACTGTTTATGTAAATCCTTAATTAACCACATACCAATAGACATTATTCAAAAGAGCAACAGAAACAAATGGAAAATAATCTACGAAAAAACCCACAATGAAACAGGAAGGAAggcagcaagagaaagaaagagggacaGAAGAACTCTAAGAAAAACAAAAGCAGCTAACAGATGGCAGTAGTAAACCCTTCCCTATTAGTAATTAATTTAAATGTTAATGACTAAAGTCCCCAATAAAATAATACAGAGTTCCCCAAAAAGATCCAGCCCTGGCCAACTACAAGAAACTCACTTTAGATCCAAAGGCAAACATTCTGAAAGTGAGGAATAAAAATAGCTATTTCATGCAAATGAAAACCCAAAGAAAGCAGGGATGATTACACTTACATCAGACAAAGTGAACTTGAGTAAAAAACTGTCCgtagagacaaagaaggtcattaCATAGTGACAAAAGGGCCAAATCAACAGAGCAACATAAGCACCCAACATCAGTGCACCTAATATATGAAACCGATATTGACAGATTGGGAAAGAAAAACTGGCCACCTTGCAACAATTAGGAAAGACTTTAATACCCCACTTTCCATAACGGATAGAACATCTAGACATAAAATCAATATTGAGAAAGAGGACTCGAACAACATCATAGGCCCGGTGGACTTCCTAGACAGCTACAGAACATGAGAGCAGAAAAATGCACATTCTCCAGCATGCACAGAACATTTCCCGGGACCTCATGCTGGGTCCCCAAACAAGGGTTAACAAACTTAAGGAGACCATATATTTTTATTCtgacaacaataaaaataaaactagaaatcaacaccAGCCAGAAAATGTGAAAATTCAAAAACATGTGGAAGTTAAATAACAAGCTCTTGAACACAAGTCAAACACAGAAAAAAcgagaagagaattttaaaaaatacggaGACTAATCAAAACAAAGACATAACTTTCCAAAAAGTATCTTAagacaaataaaatgaaaatgctaTGTATCAAAATTTATGGGATATGCCAGAAGCCATTCTAATGGGCAATTTATCATGATAAacatctgaatgaagaaaaaagaaaaatctcaatGGAAGATTGAGCTTTATGCCTCAAGGAAccagaaaaagaacaaactaagCCCCGAATTAACAGAGAGAGGAAGTATTAAAGATTGGGCAGAAATAAATCATATAGAGAACAGAAAAATTATAGAAAAGAAATCAACAAGACCAAGaattgattttcaaaaataaacaacATTGACAAATCCATAGGTAGATTAAGGAAAAGGGAGCTAAGACTCATGTAAATGAAAACAGAAAGAGGAGTTATTACAACACATGCTTTAAAAAACAATCATAAGAGATTAGTTATAAACACTTTTACCAAACTTTCAAAGAATTAGTACCAATCTTTCTTAAACCCCTCCAAAATTAAACTATCAGAGACACTTGAAAACTAATTTTTAGGAGACCACAACCAACCGAATACCAAAGCTagacaaagttaacaaataaaaactgtaggccaatatctctgatgaatgcAAAAAATCCTCACTAAAATACTAGCAAAGTGAATATAAGAAAAGATTATACATCACCAAATGGGATTATCACCGGTATGCAATGCtggtttcacatatgcaaaaTAATCAGTTTCACATATGCAAGCAAATTCATATACAGAGTGAATGATAAAAATCAAGGATAGTTTCAATATATTTCTATAGATTAAAACAGATGGGGCAAAGTTTAACGTTCATTTATTATAAATTGCTCAAAAAATAAGTATAGAAGGAAATCTCAACAGACTAAATACTATTTGTGAAAAGTTCACAACTGACATCATCATTAATGGGGAAAAATGATGTGCTTTGCCTCTGAGATCCAGTATAAGTCAAGGACATCTATCTCACCACTTTCATTCAATGGAGATTGGGAAGTATTAACAAGAGCAATCAGGAAAAGGAATAAAAGATATCCAAATCAAAAGGAAGGAGGTAAAATATTCTTTGCAAATGGCATCATTCTATATGTAGAAAACCCTGAAGACTATTAAAAACAGAATAAAGCAATTAAGTTGTAGGCTACAAAGTCACCTCATGAAAACCAGTTACATTTCTTCTCACCACTGATGATCAATCTGAAAATGAAATACAGAAAACAATCGTATTTATcatagcatttaaaaaaataacaaaatacttaggaataaatttaaccaaggaggtGGAAAGATCTATTCCCTGAAAATGATAAGACATAGAAAAAAGTAACTGAAGAACATATAATTGTGCAGGAAAATGTCCTGTGTTCATATCCAGTGCAATatgcagattcaatgcaattcctataaAAATTTCTGTGCCATTTTCAGTGATAGAGGAATCAAATCTAGTAGACCCCCCACCCTCCCGCCCCAAACCTTAAATATCCACCGTAATCATGAGAAAGaacaaagcaggaggcatcacacttCCTGATTTCTAAGCATGTCCGCACAAAGCTAGAGTAACCAAAGTAATACAGTGTTGGCATAAAGACAGACACAGGCCAATGGAATGGAATGGAGGGCCCGGAAACAACCTGAGCATGTATAGacaactttttttgtttgtttgtttgttttttgtactggggattgaacccaggagtgctttaccactgagctacatccctagtcctttttattttttattttgagtcagggactTACTAAATTGTTGAGCCtgcgctttgaacttgtgatcctcctgcttcagcctctcgagCCATTGAAATTACAGCATGGGCCACTGCGCCTGAGTTGGCCATGTCTTAACTTTGGTCATCAACTCAATATGTATGACAACCCATCAATCACATAAAActgtaatttttattaaaaacaaacaaaatctccACTTGCTTTTCAAAaccctttataaattattttctttttaactttccaattcatCTCCTGATAGAATCCAATTTTACTCTACATTCTAATCAAGCAAGCCATTTTCCAAAAGAAAAGTGTACACAATAATCAGGAACCTCTAGGAATTGTTCCTTTGAAGAGGCAAAAGTTTTGAAACAGAAAAACCTTGGGGTCTGCTTTTGGTGAGATACTTTTAAAACCACTTTATTATGGCATATCGGCATATAAAAAGCTATGCATATCAAGTATATAAGTCTTAATGAGTTTGGTGATAAGTATACACTAGTTAAACCATCACTATCATCAAGACCATAAACATACAAgaggatatttttaaaatgtctttttagtATATAATAGTTACACATGATattggcattcttttttttttttttttttttttttgcagtgctggggattgtgcatgctaggcaagtgctccaccactgagtcacattcccggcCCTTGGAGTACGTTTTGACATATTCGTAAATATATAACATCATTTGCTCCATTTTAATTCCCAGTATTTCCACCTTCCCTATTCTTCTCCCTTCCCCTgatctccttcctctattctactggttGGTCTTCCTTAtttattgtgttttttaagtagCTGCATGGTCGTTATGGATAATGGTGGAATCCACTGTGATATATGCATACGTGCACAAAACATAATTCGGTCAATTTCATTCTGTGTTTcctcttctttccttttcccttcaatccccttcctctactccacggTTCTGAGAGGAGATTTTAAGTAGTGAACTTCAGGGGGAAAATGGCACCGGTTAATGAGAACACGAGAGACAGGAGGAGAGTCTAGGGAGACCAGGTGTAGAAACTCTGAAAGAACCAAAGACGAACATACCAAATTAACAGATGAATCAGAACAACAAATAATCCAGCTAGTAAATGTTGTAGGCAATCTGAACAAATTAGGGCCAGAGCCCATGAAGCTTCCAGTAGTGATTTAAGTCAGTGTAATGTCTTTATATACACCTACAACCATGAAGAATACAGACTGTCTCTTTCCAAGAGAGCAGCACCCAGGAACTGGAGTTGCTGCTGACCTTACTTAAGAGTCTGACAGTGGATGATTGTGGGATCCATCTCTAAGCCAAGATAAGAAGAGGGATTTTGGAGGATCTAAGGTTAAGCTACAAATGCAGGAGTCCTGCCAACTCTATTTATTTCATGCTAGAAACGCAACTTTGGCAATGTCTACTTTTTGACTTCAAAAGGTGGTCAGAAAAGCAACTGGATTTGGTTACTGCATGAACTCTACCTGCCAAGTCAACCTGTGTTTGGATGACAGTCACACACTGTAAGAAATCTGAGCTCGATAAAACCTCCACACCTCTGATTTTAGTTTTGAGAACAGGAAATAGAGAGATGCAGGGacattaaagaagaataaaaagcaGCTTTATTTTGTGAGCCCTAGACCGTAAAACAGAAGATGAAAAATTATAGCGAGTAAAAACTCCGTTCAATTTGAAGGATTATCTAGATTGATTCTGGTTCCAAGTAAAATGACATAGGCATAATCCCTCCATCTCTCCTCCTGATTGAAGCCATAAAAATTGGACCCAAAGCTTGGAGCATCTATTTGAGGGATCTAAAAGGTAATATTATTACCTCTCTTCTAATCCCCTCTGTTTTTGCAAGTCATGTTTACTAATGACTTTGAAGATGGCACTAAAAGATAAATCACCTTTTAGCCTTCCAGGTGACAAACTGGCCCCTGGTGCACCACATGTAGGGTATATCTGAATATCACAGCAAAGGTGTTAGATATTGAAAACACAACacagcaccccccacccccaacaaTTTGGCCCTAACCTCCAGGAACAACTGTTTCTTTCACTTGCTCTTCTGTTTTTTCATCTGGTCTTatatcctccttttcctcctttctcattcatattttatctagccattaatatattaaat
Encoded proteins:
- the LOC143390547 gene encoding olfactory receptor 10V1-like encodes the protein MGHENQTRETQFHFHPFSPILEVQMFIFVLFLLLYIGSLLGNATISVTVWAERSLHIPMYFFLANLAVLEIFYSSTVAPLALVNLVTMGRVPISFAGCGTQMFFFVFLGSADCILLGIMAYDRFVAIREPLRYTLIMRRQLCALLALGALVLGFILALQLTVLIFHLPFCGHNRITHFFCDVLPILRLACGDTRMQEAMIFIVSVIILTIPFSLISISYIFIIAAVLKIRSAEGRNKAFSTCSSHLTVVLLQYGCCSLIYLRPSSSYNPEMGRVVSVVYTFVTPVLNPLIYSMRNKELKDALNKVVRRHLLQ